Proteins encoded in a region of the Perca fluviatilis chromosome 8, GENO_Pfluv_1.0, whole genome shotgun sequence genome:
- the fam174b gene encoding membrane protein FAM174B has protein sequence MVTYNPVLTFIIAALWLVGGELQTHSSPATQLNSTSSIISQDELTHNVTDAAVGSRISSIITYLPTLKNIVIFICVLTAVLITCLVIKVVRSGRRIRKTRKYDIITTPAERVEMAPLNEENDDEDDSTLFDVKYR, from the exons ATGGTGACATACAATCCGGTTTTAACTTTTATTATCGCGGCTCTTTGGCTTGTCGGTGGCGAACTACAAACTCATTCTTCACCCGCGACGCAGTTAAATTCTACATCATCCATCATCAGCCAAGATGAACTGACACATAATGTCACAGATGCCGCCGTGGGATCCCGGATTTCATCAATAATAACGTATCTTCCAACTCTGAAAAACATTGTTATTTTCATCTGCGTGTTAACAGCTGTTCTCATCACATGCCTAGTCATCAAAGTGGTCAG ATCTGGGAGACGGATCAGGAAAACACGAAAATACGACATTATAACGACACCTGCAGAGCGTGTGGAGATGGCCCCTCTTAATGAGGAGAACGATGATGAGGATGACTCAACCCTCTTTGATGTCAAATACag gtGA
- the st8sia2 gene encoding alpha-2,8-sialyltransferase 8B: MPLVFRTLLFGFVTLLVVVFIIDDIAEVEEETANTGHSQKMNLHQLIPQPHRKAAAQVDPTALTRLSKDVNHLGPSYNTTVKLSSNNWTFNKTLSNLIRKNILRFLDPERDISILKGTLKPGDIIHYVFDRHSTINISENLYRLLPTVSPMKNQHHRRCAIVGNSGILLNSSCGPDIDSHDFVIRCNLAPVEEYFQDVGWRTNLVTMNPSVVQRAFQDLVSEEWRDRFLQRLQSLSGSVLWIPAFMAKGGEERVEWALRLILLHTVDVRTAFPSLRLLHAVRGYWLTNNVHIKRPTTGLLMYTMATRFCEEIHLYGFWPFPLDPQGRSVKYHYYDTLKYEYTSSSSPHTMPLEFRTLSALHRQGALRLHTGTCDTERRPQKELQRK; encoded by the exons ATGCCGCTTGTATTCCGCACGCTGCTGTTCGGCTTTGTAACGCTACTCGTTGTGGTTTTCATAATTGATGATATTGCAGAAGTGGAGGAAGAAACTGC AAATACTGGACATTCACAGAAGATGAACTTGCACCAGCTCATCCCTCAACCACACAG AAAGGCTGCAGCACAAGTGGATCCGACTGCTTTGACGAGATTAAGCAAAGATGTAAATCATCTCGGTCCGAGCTACAATACCACTGTCAAGCTCTCGTCAAACAACTGGACCTTCAACAAGACGCTCTCCAACCTCATCAG GAAGAATATTCTAAGATTTCTTGATCCGGAGAGAGACATCTCTATCCTGAAGGGCACGCTGAAGCCAGGAGATATCATCCACTATGTGTTTGATCGCCACAGCACCATAAACATCTCAGAAAATCTCTACCGTCTTTTGCCAACTGTATCCCCCATGAAGAACCAACATCACAGGCGCTGCGCCATTGTGGGAAACTCCGGGATCCTGCTGAACAGCAGCTGTGGACCCGACATCGACTCTCATGACTTTGTTATCAG GTGTAACCTGGCACCAGTGGAGGAGTACTTTCAGGACGTGGGGTGGCGGACCAACTTGGTGACCATGAACCCTTCAGTGGTGCAGCGGGCCTTCCAGGACCTGGTCAGCGAAGAGTGGAGGGATCGCTTCTTGCAGCGGCTTCAAAGCCTCAGCGGCAGTGTGCTGTGGATCCCAGCCTTCATGGCCAAGGGGGGAGAGGAGCGCGTGGAGTGGGCCCTTCGTCTCATCCTGTTGCACACTGTGGACGTACGCACCGCCTTCCCCTCGCTGCGCCTGCTCCACGCTGTCAGAGG GTATTGGCTAACCAACAATGTCCACATCAAGCGTCCGACCACTGGGCTCCTCATGTACACGATGGCCACTCGCTTCTGTGAAGAGATCCATCTTTACGGCTTCTGGCCCTTCCCACTCGACCCGCAGGGCAGATCAGTCAAATACCACTACTACGATACTCTAAAGTACGAGTACACGTCCAGCTCCAGTCCTCACACCATGCCTTTGGAGTTCAGGACCCTGAGCGCATTGCACAGACAGGGGGCGCTCCGGCTCCACACTGGGACCTGTGATACAGAGAGGAGACCACAGAAGGAGCTCCAGAGAAAATAG